The following coding sequences are from one Gossypium raimondii isolate GPD5lz chromosome 4, ASM2569854v1, whole genome shotgun sequence window:
- the LOC105779735 gene encoding short-chain dehydrogenase TIC 32 B, chloroplastic, translating into MVGIFSLVTGWPGPSGFGSSSTAEQVTQGIDGTNLTAIITGGASGIGLETSRVLALRGVHVIIGARNVKAANEAKKTILTEIETARVDVLELDLCSIRSIRAFADNFIALNLPLNILINNAGIMFCPFQLSQDGIEVQFATNHIGHFLLTELLLDKMKNTVKTTGIQGRIVNLSSIAHTHCYKNGIRFDHINAKEGYNDKRAYGQSKLANILHANELSRRLQEGGVNITVNSVHPGLIMTPLFRHSAVLMNFLKFFSFFLWKNVPQGAATTCYVALHPRLKGVTAKYFVDCNEMTPSSYARDEALARKLWDFSHKLINSVSKP; encoded by the exons atggTTGGTATCTTTTCGTTGGTGACAGGGTGGCCTGGGCCAAGTGGCTTTGGTTCCTCTTCTACTGCTGAACAGGTTACTCAAGGAATCGATGGAACCAATCTCACTGCTATAATAACTG GAGGTGCAAGTGGGATCGGGTTGGAGACTTCACGAGTATTGGCTCTTCGAGGTGTTCATGTCATTATCGGTGCAAGGAACGTGAAAGCTGCGAATGAAGCCAAAAAGACTATTCTTACAGAAATCGAAACCGCACGTGTTGATGTTTTGGAGCTGGATCTTTGCTCCATTAGATCCATTAGAGCATTTGCTGACAACTTCATTGCTCTTAATCTTCCTCTCAATATCTTAAT AAACAATGCTGGGATCATGTTCTGTCCCTTCCAGCTTTCACAAGATGGAATTGAGGTTCAGTTTGCAACTAATCATATTG GGCATTTCCTCTTAACTGAGCTTCTTTTAGACAAAATGAAGAACACAGTGAAAACTACTGGTATTCAAGGAAGGATTGTTAACTTATCATCAATAGCCCACACCCACTGTTATAAAAATGGGATCCGATTTGATCACATCAATGCTAAAGAAGG tTACAATGACAAAAGAGCGTATGGGCAGTCGAAATTAGCAAATATATTACATGCCAACGAACTCTCTCGTCGATTGCAG GAAGGTGGTGTCAACATCACAGTGAATTCGGTTCACCCAGGATTGATTATGACGCCTCTATTTAGGCACTCTGCCGTCCTCATGA ACTTCTTGAAGTTCTTCAGTTTCTTCCTGTGGAAGAATGTTCCCCAg GGGGCGGCGACGACCTGCTACGTGGCCCTCCACCCACGGCTGAAGGGAGTCACCGCCAAATACTTTGTAGACTGCAATGAGATGACACCAAGTTCATATGCAAGAGATGAGGCTTTGGCAAGGAAACTATGGGATTTCAGTCACAAATTGATTAACTCAGTTTCTAAACCTTGA